In Betaproteobacteria bacterium, the sequence GATGGAGCCACGATTCCTGCCGCAACGCTTAACGCTGCGGTGCTGGCCGGATTGGGGGACCGCATCGCAGAAATTGTCGATGTGGCGACGCTGGCGGCGATGAAAATCGGCTGAATTTGCATGCTTGCGACAGCTGCCCGGAAGGCCGCGTTTTGTTAGCGATGCATCGAATTGCCGTGACTTTTATATAAAAATGTTAAGCCGCGTTCATATAAATTAACCAAACCGACACTCAATTTGATTAGTATTAACTTGCGTTCCGGATTCTCCGGGGGTTTTTCACTCGTATTTAAGGAGCTCAAATGGGAATCTTTAGCAATATTTTGGCCAAACTTGGTTTTGGTGATGAGAAGAAGGAAGTTGTTGCCGATGCAGCACCGGCCAGCGCGGACGCTGCCGCTGCAGCGCCTGCTGCACCGGTCGCGATCAGCGCAGTTGATGTCGTAGCGAAGCTGGAAGGGATGGCCGCGAGCCACGCCGAAAAGCTTAACTGGAAGACATCGATTGTCGATCTGATGAAGCTGCTCGGTCTCGACAGCAGCCTTGCCGTGCGCAAGGAACTGGCCACCGAACTCGGTTGCCCGGCTGACAAGATGGGCGATTCCGCCCAGATGAACATGTGGCTGCACAAAGCCGTGCTGCAGAAGCTGGCCGACAACGGCGGCAACATCCCGGCTGAACTGCTTTGATCGATCGCTGATAGCGTCGTATTGGCAACACCAAGGCCCGTCCAGCACGGGCCTTTTCTTTTGGTGCTTAGCTGGCGAGACCCTCGTCCAGCAGTCGCTCGCATTCCAGCATCAGCGACTCGGCGATTTCAGAGTGATGATTGGGATCGAGTGATTCCATCATTTCATGGGCGGTATACATGCCGGCTTCGCGTGACAGACTGCTCTGAATCTGGCGGGCGAGTTGATCGCTGAGGGCAGAGAGCAGCCGGCGTTCGTTGAGCGGCAGCTTGTTTTTTGAACGACTTAGCCAATCGGCCGCCAGACTGGCGCCCTGCGCTTCAGTCAGCCATTGCGAATGCTCGTAAAAAGCCGTCAGGCGCTCGGCGGCAAGGGCGAAAATCAGCGCGATGCGCATGCCGCGTTCGGTCATGGATGGGCTTGCAGCCTTCTCCCAAGTCATTTTTCACCATCTTTTGTTATCCTGCCGCACCTTATCACGCCCGCTGCGCCCATTGCCGGAATGCCCT encodes:
- a CDS encoding DUF3597 domain-containing protein — protein: MGIFSNILAKLGFGDEKKEVVADAAPASADAAAAAPAAPVAISAVDVVAKLEGMAASHAEKLNWKTSIVDLMKLLGLDSSLAVRKELATELGCPADKMGDSAQMNMWLHKAVLQKLADNGGNIPAELL